The window ACCCGGACGGGTTAACTACGAGGTCCACGACTACTGAGGGAGACGAGGAGCCGGCTAATATAGACCTGGCTGCGGTTTATGCCAACTATTTGAATCAAAATTCTGGTTCTCAAAATAATGTAGGGGCTGATCAAGATGTTTCTAGCGGAGCTAGTTGTGCATCATACGACTTCCCAATACAAAATTCCGACAATATGGTAATGGAATTCGAAAAATCGCTTGATCTACTCGAAGAAACCCAGCTACATGATGATCTCTACCAAGATATTAGCATTGGGGACGATAATTATCAGGATTTTGTTGCTCAAACTCCGAATGCTTTCGAGTTGCTCGATGATAATTTACAAGAAGAAGTGACATGGATGAATGCGGGAACTTTTCCGAATTTTATGTGGGAATCTGGCATGCAGTGGCAAGAGCCT of the Daucus carota subsp. sativus chromosome 4, DH1 v3.0, whole genome shotgun sequence genome contains:
- the LOC108217839 gene encoding dof zinc finger protein DOF1.2, with amino-acid sequence MPLVMDRSWNKSSQAEIAPNCPRCASPNTKFCYYNNYSLSQPRYFCKGCRRYWTKGGSLRNVPVGGGCRKYRRSRTKQSGTSLAHTTVNPDGLTTRSTTTEGDEEPANIDLAAVYANYLNQNSGSQNNVGADQDVSSGASCASYDFPIQNSDNMVMEFEKSLDLLEETQLHDDLYQDISIGDDNYQDFVAQTPNAFELLDDNLQEEVTWMNAGTFPNFMWESGMQWQEPGSFPHQDQLQNSANLINQNWSSSSTDLSGLI